The genomic DNA ACCCAAAACTGATTTGATTCCGTTCTTCGCCAGCCACTGCGCGTAGGGTGCAATAGCAGCATAGTTAACTGTTAGGTCTTCATTGAGAGGCGTGAACACAGGAGGCATTAAGCCACGAGCGTTAAAAATCACCTGAAAAAAATACTtcatataaataacttaaaacacAGGGCTAAATATGGATGGAAAAAACGTCTAAattattaatgtacttaataaacacaggcagataacaaaacaaataatagaCAAATAATCAACACAGGCAGGCAACAAAGGCTTTGCCTGGTCGAATGAGAGGGGGTTCAGAGCcatagaatattataataaatcatcTATTCTATCACGCTTCCACACCGCTACTTTCAagttaaacaaaatatacttatattaataaGGATGTTTTAAATTCTTACCATTTTAATCCGCGAAAGTATtttgaaatacctacttagACAACCGATATTAGCCGGCTGAGAGAACGGaatgataaataatattaacaagTCGTTgaatgtatttgttttgttattaatagCATACTCAAACAGTTACTTTTCTCTATCATTAATTCTTATCATTATTTAACCCAATTGAACTTGCCGGCTCTTATCACGTAAAATTATGAATAAgatggtacctacctaaatacttATACGTGAGAATATCACatgatttgtttgaaaaagtaaaacgactccgtgcttcggaacgcacgttaaacGCCGATTGTCCAAAGACCTCCATCAACCCGAAATGAGGCAGCCTGTGCACCAGTGGGATGTATTAGGAtatttgtgttataaaataaaggaaTATCCTTACGTAAAGATATCTACCCATACGTAAGATATTCGAATTagaattaagtacttttttttgacataacttacACACAACAAGTTGCCTAAACAGGTATACAGGTTGGTGCTCTAGGATCTCTCTAATTTTATCATGAAAtcaataataagtaggtagcaaTCTAATTCATTGTGTGTAAGATTATGGGACGGCCTCGTATTCGTCGACGAATGAGTTTGTTATTTCGCCCCTGCTGATATGATAAGTATTTTACCTACTAGATTAAACTATCATTTAGTAAATGTAATTGATATTctagaattgtaaataataacgCAAACAAAATTCATAGCTTAAAAGTCACGACTTTCCAGTTTCAAACGCCAACTATAAAAGTGTCACGTCGCAACACTACAACTGTCAAAAAACTGACGATGGCGAAGTGAATTTTCGTCgcggaaaataaaatattatttttgcaaaaacagtaaaagtaaaaatacaaaatgagtACGATAGTGAGTGAGCTAAGCATGAACGATTTGAACACTAAGTTTTTTGAGATTATGCAAAGTGAGAGTAATGCAGAAGAAGCTGCAAAATTCATTTACGAGAGCGTTTTCGAAGATGTTACTTTGGGGTTCCTTTTCGAGGTCCACCACGGTATCAAGACTGGTTTGACGGACTTGATAGAAGGGGAGAAGGAAGACGAAGAGCCCTATAAGATTGTAAACTCCCCGGAATGCGACGTGTTTGGATTTTCGATGATGAAAAAGACCCCAGACACCAACTGTTCGTGTCCAAACTGCGAGAGGCCTGTGTCGGCTACCAGATTCGCTCCTCATCTCGAGAAATGTATGGGTGAGTTTAATATGGTTTCTCTTATTTATTGTGATATAGTTTTTCAAAAAGCAGTAAGATACTGTCAAAGCTTTTAAagaaatgagattgattttaaGCAGTCTTTGTTCGACCAAAACAAATGaaacttaaaaacaatatttgatAACTGGCTAGCTATAAAATTCTGCTATAGCTCCAATGCAAAACTAACAAATAGGTTGCTTGAGGTGtgttaaatgtttatttgttaAATGTTCATTTGTTATACAAAGTTATCTGTCATAAAGAGTAGGTAAAATTATGGGCAGTAAACTATTTACTTAGAAAAGGGGTAATATTCAAAGTGCAGTATTAATTGTAGCTTTCCTTGAAGTTCCTTGACTCGGATGCTTTGATTTCTCTTCATCCAAAAGAAATGTTATGTACTAAATACAATCTAAGAATCAACTGAAAAGAGTAGATAAGAAAATGCCTTTCTAAGAGGATTCTTTATATTATCTGGATGACCAATCTttgcctaagggataggtactcgaaagcacctatgaggctggcatgatcactcAGAGTTCAAAGCctcattaaaaattaaaaataaaaggattCTTTAAGTTGACTAACTCCTAAGGCAAACCATTTCCACACGCAATAAttgaacaatggggtttggattttaaaaggacattcggtcttacaattataaataaatctgacAGGAATGGGACGTAACAGCTCCCGAATTGCATCCCGGCGGATTGCATCGAACAGCCGGGAGCCTACTTCATACGCAGGGCTATTGAGTGACGATGAAGATGATGCCGACTGGGCCGGCGGCTCCTTGCAGAGTGAGCGCCGCAAGCGCAGGATCAAGAATAACAACAACAGGAAGCCGAACAAGTTGCATAAGTAAGATTTTTTGAAACATTTAAGTTATCTAGATTTTTCGATTCGACTTCGACGCGACCTCGTTGTGCGTGGTGCGAGTTATATCGACGGATTTGACTAATATACAGagagcgaatgctatctatagTAGATTTTATAGACATCAAGAGAAGagagtaaaatttaaaaaaattaaactaaaattaaaacagGAAGTTTacctttttaaatttatttatattgttaacAGTAATAAAATGTCTCTATTATTACACTGTTGTATGTAATGAAATATAAGTTGTCATTTATACACTTTTGTCTATGTCACTGTATTCCTTTGCTTCTGTTATTACGGATTTTCTGGTTTTAAGGACCTTTATTCATACATTATCGATTCtgtctcgctctagcaaatgaagGTTCttagtaacagaaaaggatagaagcataggaaagtgtaATGAGGTCCCAGATATGGTTCAACCCTTAATTATGGTTGCCACATGTGTGTTTAAAGCATGTAAAccaatagtaacatattatgcaTCAATGATGtaactatataaataaactcTGTTGTAATTATCCAACCCATGTTATTTAGCCGACCTGTGTAACGTAACAATTACAGTGGCAGCAACCGAAACAACAATGGCACACACAACTCGGACCCCAATGATGGAGGGGCCACATATGAGACGATGACAGCTAATGAGAAGAAGAATCTACTGCTGCAGATCTGCGGTGTCGTGTCTGAGCACACTAAGAAGCTGTGCACCAGGTATGTTGTATAGTAGAATCTTATTGTGACAGAGATAAGTGGAAAGAGTTGGCAGGAGGtctttgtcaaaagacaaatggacgaggaagataattattatgttttagttttataattgtttatagTTAGATTAAGTTCATAATATTCTTCTCCACACATTCAGTGGAGAAGAATGGCATTGGATTGGGAATTGTGGTGCACTcttggggaggcctttgccaaagGGCAAACTGGCACataagaaaatagaaaataaactacgatattttaatatttatggaaACTATAGTTATGCAAAAAAAAAGGCAGTAATAAaggcttatattattataagttcataataaaggctagcaccgggattcgaacccgggatctacggatcgtgagcccaacgctcaaccactggaccacagatgcCGTTATTATAGCTAGTTTATTTATGCTTATGTTAACAGGTCAACCCGTTGCCCGCAACACACTGAGGAGCAGCGCCGCGCGCTTCGCAACAGCGTTCTGGAACCTTCTACACCGGAGTCAGGTACTATGGGCTTGGGGGACGAAGCTGGCTCGCCTCCGGACTCGAGTCCGTCTTCGTCGTGCTCGTCGTCAAGCCGTAAGCGCGACCGCCACCGCGTCAAGCCAAAGTCCAAGAACAAACGCGAGCGAAACGCTTCGCCTAACAGGGAGTAGACGGTAACAGAGGCTTCGCTTTATAAGGTCCTCTTTCGGCGTCCTCAACCGCTCAGAATGAAGTCTTtttcttaaaacacataataacgagttcttaccgcgtttaaagttcccgttattatgtgttttaattatgataataaccgcgtaaacttaaaacaatgtataagtctTTTTCTATCAATAACTTTGTAAAATTCGGTTTTCCAGACacaaagatttaaaaaaggaCAGCCTGTCCGGCCTAACATCTTGTTTCCGTCCAGAATGACTATATTTTGGAGTAAAAGCACACACTGGACACCCCATACaataaaatctcattcttaccgtgtccGAATAAGgcgtaagtgcgagggagacagacaatccgcgcgcTCTCCTTTACTCCTTACAGTCATTTAATACTAAAGTAGAACGCAGGAGGGAGAGTTCTATTCTATATTTTGTAATTAGATGTGCAAGGTTAAATTACGGACATGCTGGCCCCGATTCTGCAGAcacttcttattttattttaagttatacccgtgattttcttattcgccgaaaacgaaagggacggattatggacaactgttaattttaaaattaaagaataacattagcgaatgaaataggcatctcgcgccatccgtttgacgtgtgctgtcaacttaattctgtcgggttatttattggccaatataaaattctgcctaaaattgacatgtgttttaaattttatacctgtcgattattatacatccctttccttttcggcggataagaaaatgacaggtataacttataacaAACTTTGATGGTGTGTGCCGGAATCAGCATAATTTTCGtctaatattagtatggaagtATGGAAGAATTAAACCATACAAATATTTCAGTTGTTAATTCTGAGAAAGATTAAAGGACACCAATGGAAGTGAACCTTAGAAAAGCCTGCTTAGGATTTGACTGGTAGTTAGAAGATTGTGAATTTTGCAAATGTTTATGGTTCTTATTTCTCAtctatattaaattatattagtaACAAGTCTTAAACCTATTATGGGAGTTATTCTCAAATGTATTTAAAGAGGAATTCAAATAGTAATGCTGTCGATATTTGAATGCAATTTATTAACAATGGCTCCCAAAcacctgattttattttaagttatacccactggttatacctgtcattgacAACCAGTCGTCACAGAGtagacaaccattactgccaaAGTCAAGTACATAAAAGATAATTTCTGGTACGTGTATCCAAAGTAATTCCAgttatccgttgaaaaggaagatacatcaaaagtaaaaatcaTTCTGTGTTCGGATTTAGTACACATTTTTGCCACTGGGTGCGCTGATTGTGCTACGCACTTAGATAAAATCTTTTTCTAGGTTTAAGTCTTGAAATATTAACACATAGCGAATAGACAGAATCAGTTAGTGTCAAATACTTAAGAAACCTTTTCCCAAGTTATCGAGTAAACTGTTATTCGATAACTAATGTAACTAAACTCCGCCTTACCAATAAGCAATAAACAAGCGGCGAACGTGTAGCAgtcaagcaaagttcagtcgaattatTTGAtgattggattcaattttgcttgccTCTCAAATACCCACACGTTAACTGGTTGTTTATTTATAGTTGGTAAGTCGGTTATTATGTGAGATTTAAGAACCGTAAACTTAGATTGATGATAGTGTGTTTTATATCAGTTAAAGGGGAGAAATAAGTTGATCTCTGAAGTTGAAagttccaactcgttataagtcttcaaggctagattgaataggcatttgctaggtaagcgtgatccaccccaaaccacatcgtcacttaccatcaggtgagattgtggtcgaaCGCGAGcctgtattatttaaaaaaggtacatccatcgcaagatgaacttagtacccacacctcacagagctgtctgttagaccaacgtgagaggtggtgagccgtatcgacgtCTGTAGTGGTAATAATTAATGGTTTAATAATTTAATCGTTTCGTATATAAAGCGAATTTATGTAGCGTCTTGCTAcatggtgctaattcttgtacacaccatctaattttattttaagttgtacctgtcattttcttatccgccgaaaaggaaatacACGGgcatataaaatttatgaaacacatgttaattttaggcagaattttaaaaaacccttccaaatttttatattgttcaACAACCCGACAATAATTAAGTTGAGAGCACATGTCATTcgttcgtccctttcctttttgacggataagaaaatgacggatataacttaaaataaaattaggaggtgtctgcaggaatcgggctaTATAGTATAGATGTAACCAATTGTTGTTCAATATGGCGTCCTTTCATGCCGTGCTCTGCTGAATCCATGTCAATGTAAACCCCTGCATTTTCccatagggtagtttccaactagtcaaatcagttcttTTTGTGTcataacacaaaattactacggaatttgtatgaaaaagcaacctataacatcatagaaaatcgtgacaaaatatcgcacttattattacatttttctttattaaaattcataaataagttaacgaGAGAAAACGTTTATCGTCagctttaaatctgtctttatttagtatcattttatctttgacctaggaaactacccaattaacaTAAGCGTAAGTAGAGAAGACAGTGTCCTTAGTCGAATAAAGCTTGGCTTTAtgtataaattgaaaaataaaatataatttgtgatCGTATTCATTTATgtacaaattatattttgaatttgatttatttattataaatgttagTAGTTTATAGGCGAAAATATAAACTTTAGacattatttttgaatcgctcgcaTTCAAATCGCGTTCGAAAAAtgtatacccatttcacgtagcacacgagaacttgtcatttgcaagatgagacaggtatatattttcgcaaGCGAATAGAAGCGATTCAAAATAAGTCCCTTGGTCTTGATGCTGAGATCAAGACAGTGTAGTCGTAGTATAATAACATCTCAATGTAGGCTAAGAAATACATTCACTGTAGTGTGTATATAAATGTAATTGATTGACGATGTGATGACTGACCTGTTAATTTTCAATATTGAATTAATAAATTACCATGTATACGCTTTAGTAGTTTTTTTCctattataagtatatatttcgTCGCAAATAGCCTTTAAAAAAACACACCTAAAGCAGGAGCAGTTCGGAAGCAGCGTGGGGGCAGATTATAAGGAATTAAgaatataatatcaatcatGCAATAGAAGAGAGATTGGAAGCGCGAAATGCGCACCATACCTTTAAGTagcttaagttggtttgttaaatactttattatatgtTCTGTTCtaattaagctgttggttatctaaataaaataaataaataatacaagaatgagcaaatagttcatacttcttTGCAATCCACTTGTCTGCAAACTTTATGACCCACGGAGCTCCGTGATAGGATaataaaaggtcgtcttgtgcattataacctgcagagcaaaaaagaaaataagaagatccctccttatcacaggaaagctaataACCTTAGTATGGTCggatatttatcaaaaaaatacctttgtatgcagtatcttacgaagagtactgataaaattgcagcttatcacataaaatatacattaccgGTAACGTGCTtttggaatttgagaagcagtagaagTGTCGTTATCTGTATgcagtagtagtaaaagagagcgcgGGGTTGAACCGGTGACAGCGGTTCTCGtataaaatgcgcgttagggcgtTTCCATCCTCTTCTATTCCGTGCTGTCAAGTCCTTGCAATCGTTAAAAGCAATACTATAGGTAATCGATCGATAGTAACAGTAGTTCTATCGATGGTATAGATGATTATCGATAGTTCGGAATATTCTCCCACAACATTGTTTCTGTATGAACAAGGTATTGGGCGATAAttcgtaataaaacaaaaacataaaagaatAAACCATTATTTTATTGGCAtataactgtattgaaatatttacatTAATACAATATCGATATCACATAAAAACACACCTCAAAGAATGTtgtaaaagcaaaaaaaaactgatttactaattaaaagtaagtaagtacctataagatttttcaaaaaaagatcTTTGGAATGGGAATTTCTTGTACAAAAATCgatttttaacataaaaaagtaactaAGTAAATTCGAAATGGTCTCTTGTTAAATTTCAAAAGTTGTCGATTCGGGCGAAAATGGAAATGTGAATGCCTAAATTAAAAGTTAGTGGCTGCTAACAGAAagtattaaaacataatattaaaaattatatgcTATTAAAAAGGTCTTTATCTGACATGTCTTTGTGCTTTCTTTACGCACAAGCTACGTCAAAACATTATTTGAAACATTAACTTATCATTACAATCATTCTCACTAATTCACAGTTAGGAATCCATAATCATTGGTgtccgaatatataaaatataataataatactatattaTTTTAGTCTTGTTAGTCGACAAGTATATTGGTGTTAAATTATATCGGCTGAAACCGATAAACTAGATAACCGATAAACcctattataattattgctGTAAAACAAATCCCTTGGAGAGCCGTTCTCAAGTTTCCATAATACAATTCCATTATGTACTAAGCACCAGCATAAACATCGTTATCAGCAGATCCATGTATCATTCgaatataaaattgtatttgatAAGTACAGATTTGGTCTCgaaatatgtttgtttttaattttaagtctaCATTAGGGTTGTAACGAAAATACGGAAAATGATTGCGTAAATACTGTGTCAAAATTTTGCAACCTCGCACAATTATTCGTATAAGTTATCAATGGTATCAATATTCgtataagttatgtaaaaattgacgattcaaaatgtaactatgttatcaataaagatatatttgaatttgaattggatTTGAATGTGAATATATCCAGTAGGTCCGTTACAACCCTACTTCACAAGTACGGATCCAAGATAACGACACAATCTATGTAACACAGAGCGCAGTACTACACAGTGCGCTTTATAATATCATTTGCGCTATTGCATGGTGCGTtacaggacagaaagatagagTAACACTCTAGAGCGAAAGAGACACCAAAAACTGTACCATTCTGACAGCTTGCCTACGCACCTTGCTATAACGCGAGTGGTGTATGTATAGATAGACAAGAACCTTTTGACGCGTGGATAATATTGACAGGAGGGCGCTGGTGTGACCATTTCCAATTTAAAAACAAGCTAggagtagtcaaaggtacatccatcgcaaggcgATTTAAGTAcagacacctcaccgagc from Pectinophora gossypiella chromosome 18, ilPecGoss1.1, whole genome shotgun sequence includes the following:
- the LOC126375304 gene encoding SAGA-associated factor 11 homolog, whose protein sequence is MSTIVSELSMNDLNTKFFEIMQSESNAEEAAKFIYESVFEDVTLGFLFEVHHGIKTGLTDLIEGEKEDEEPYKIVNSPECDVFGFSMMKKTPDTNCSCPNCERPVSATRFAPHLEKCMGMGRNSSRIASRRIASNSREPTSYAGLLSDDEDDADWAGGSLQSERRKRRIKNNNNRKPNKLHNGSNRNNNGTHNSDPNDGGATYETMTANEKKNLLLQICGVVSEHTKKLCTRSTRCPQHTEEQRRALRNSVLEPSTPESGTMGLGDEAGSPPDSSPSSSCSSSSRKRDRHRVKPKSKNKRERNASPNRE